The following proteins come from a genomic window of Caloenas nicobarica isolate bCalNic1 chromosome 24, bCalNic1.hap1, whole genome shotgun sequence:
- the LOC135998298 gene encoding feather keratin 1-like, which produces MSCYNQCLPCQPCGLTPLANSCNEPCVQQCQDSRVAIEPLAVAVTLPGPILCSFPQNTAVGSSTSAAVGSILSSQGVPINSGGFGLSGLGSGICGTWRCFPC; this is translated from the coding sequence ATGTCCTGCTACAACcagtgcctgccctgccagccctgcggcCTGACCccactggccaacagctgcaatgagccctgtgtccagcagtgccaggactccaGAGTTGCCATCGAGCCCCTTGCTGTGGCAgtgaccctgcccggccccatcctctgctccttcccacaGAACACCGCCGTGGGATCCTCCACCtccgctgctgttggcagcatcctcagctctcaGGGAGTGCCCATCAACTCCGGGGGCTTCGGCCTCTCTGGCCTGGGCAGCGGCATCTGTGGCACGTGGAGGTGTTTCCCCTGCTAA
- the LOC135998182 gene encoding feather keratin 1-like, translating into MSCYNQCLPCQPCGPTPLANSCNEPCVLQCQDSHVYIQPSPVVVTLPGPILSSFPQNTAVGSSTSAAVGSILSSQGVPINSGGFGLSGLGSGICGTRRCFPC; encoded by the coding sequence ATGTCCTGCTACAACcagtgcctgccctgccagccctgcggcCCAaccccgctggccaacagctgcaatgagccgtgtgtcctgcagtgccaggactcccaCGTTTACATTCAGCCCTCCCCCGTGGTGGTTaccctgcccggccccatcctcagctccttcccgcAGAACACCGCCGTGGGATCCTCCACCTCCGCTGCCgttggcagcatcctcagctctcaGGGAGTGCCCATCAACTCCGGGGGCTTTGGCCTCTCTGGCTTGGGCAGCGGCATCTGTGGCACGAGGAGGTGTTTCCCCTGCTAA
- the LOC135998297 gene encoding feather beta keratin-like, producing the protein MSCYNSCLPCQPCSPTPLANSCNEPCVQQCQDSRVVIEPPAVVVTLPGPNLTSFPQNTAVGSSISATVGSILSSQGVSINSGGFGLSNLGSRYCSTRRCFPC; encoded by the coding sequence ATGTCCTGCTACAACTcatgcctgccctgccagccctgcagcccaaccccactggccaacagctgcaatgagccctgtgtccagcagtgccaggactccaGAGTTGTCATCGAGCCCCCAGctgtggtggtgaccctgcctGGCCCCAACCTCACGTCCTTCCCGCAGAACACCGCAGTGGGATCCTCCATCTCCGCTACCgttggcagcatcctcagctctcaGGGAGTGTCCATCAACTCTGGGGGCTTTGGCCTCTCCAACTTGGGCAGCCGCTACTGCAGCACGAGGAGGTGTTTCCCCTGCTAA
- the LOC135998004 gene encoding feather keratin 1-like translates to MSCYNPCLPCQPCGPTPLANSCNEPCVQQCQDSRVVIEPPAVVVTLPGPILTSFPQNTAVGSSTSAAVGSILSSQGVPINSGGFGLSGLGSGICGTRRCFPC, encoded by the coding sequence ATGTCCTGCTACAACCCGTGCCTGCCTTGCCAGCCCTGCGGCCCAACCccactggccaacagctgcaatgagccctgtgtccagcagtgccaggactccaGAGTTGTCATCGAGCCCCCAGctgtggtggtgaccctgcctGGCCCCATCCTCACGTCCTTCCCACAGAACACCGCCGTGGGATCCTCCACCtccgctgctgttggcagcatcctcagctctcaGGGAGTGCCCATCAACTCCGGGGGCTTTGGCCTCTCTGGCCTGGGCAGCGGCATCTGTGGCACGAGGAGGTGTTTCCCCTGCTAA
- the LOC135998109 gene encoding feather keratin 1-like translates to MSCYNQCLPCQPCGPTPLANSCNEPCVQQCQDSHVYIQPSPVVVTLPGPILSSFPQNTAVGSSTSAAVGSILSSQGVPINSGGFGLSGLGSGICGTRRCFPC, encoded by the coding sequence ATGTCCTGCTACAACcagtgcctgccctgccagccctgcggcCCAaccccgctggccaacagctgcaatgagccctgtgtccagcagtgccaggactcccaTGTTTACATTCAACCCTCCCCcgtggtggtgaccctgcccggccccatcctcagctccttcccgcAGAACACCGCCGTGGGATCCTCCACCtccgctgctgttggcagcatcctcagctctcaGGGAGTGCCCATCAACTCCGGGGGCTTTGGTCTCTCTGGCTTGGGCAGCGGCATCTGTGGCACAAGGAGGTGTTTCCCCTGCTAA